The following is a genomic window from Rhizobium sp. NRK18.
AGCCCCTGTCGTTCCGCGTCTATCTCCGGCCAATGGGCGAGCGCCCTGTCGATCTCGTCGCGCTGCATGGGATAGAGCTCGAAGGAGGTGAAGTGTAGATGACCACCTGCCGGGCGCGACAGCTTCCATTGCCGCCAGGTTTCGCAGAGGTTGAGGCCTGTGCCGAAGCCGAGTTCGCCAATCCGGAAATCCTGGCCGTCCTGCCAGCGCGCCGGCAATCCGTTGCCGTCCATGAACACGTAGGCGCATTCCAGCCGCCCGTCCGTCTGGCAATAAAAGTGGTCGCCAAAGGCGGTCGAATAGGGCATATCGCCCTCGCGCCATTCGAGCCTGTTGCCGGAGGCGCCGTCGTTTGAAATTGGATCCGTCATGAGCCAAGCCGATAATACCGCGGTAGCGAGCGGTCAATCGTCCACCGGTCTTTTGATCGTCGGCGGCGGCATCATGGGGCTGTGGGCAGCCTGCAAGGCAGCCGCGGCGGGGCTCGATATCGTGCTCGCCGATGCGGGCCGACTGGGCGGCGGAACAAGCAACGGCTTCCTCGGCGCCTTGATGTCTCACCAGCCGGACCGGTGGAACGCGAAGAAGCAGTTTCAGTTCGATGCGCTGGTCTCGCTGGAAGCCGAAATCGCCGCGCTGGAAGGGATGACGGGCCTTTCGACCGGATA
Proteins encoded in this region:
- the mnmD gene encoding tRNA (5-methylaminomethyl-2-thiouridine)(34)-methyltransferase MnmD produces the protein MTDPISNDGASGNRLEWREGDMPYSTAFGDHFYCQTDGRLECAYVFMDGNGLPARWQDGQDFRIGELGFGTGLNLCETWRQWKLSRPAGGHLHFTSFELYPMQRDEIDRALAHWPEIDAERQGLVDLWPDAPEGIVTLELDGSTTLTIVCGSAMDTVPAVPVPFDAWYLDGFAPSRNPDMWSPELMADVFAKTAEGGSFATYAAAGFVRRNLAAAGFEVRRRPGFAGKREMLFGTKTSPSAA